Proteins encoded by one window of Rhizophagus irregularis chromosome 31, complete sequence:
- a CDS encoding uncharacterized protein (SECRETED:cutsite_SLA-YN; SECRETED:prob_0.9694); SECRETED:SignalP(1-21), with translation MSKFISLFLFTILVLGQTSLAYNCSDIVVDRIKFDLSDLNKVEEIIGDVEVTHPTYTRTNYLINPCEPLTYKDDQVDQCENGTYICEIIINYLKDPRDPKESDPKNRTISIKSVAGGDIKESISLGPVLNDVDSHGNLSIILHGGSYKNESQQANITFICSEQNKTANIIGYKENTLFIEWETKAACGERIPEEDKGMGGFTKFILIIIFIVLCYFGIGAAYNYHVYKAHGWDLLPHLDFWRDFPYLVSDFFKYLVNFIRTGRGGYARV, from the exons ATGTCGAAATTTATaagtctttttttatttactatactTGTATTGGGACAAACGTCTCTCGCGTACAACTGTTCTGATATCGTGGTTGATCGTATTAAATTCGATCTTTCTGATCTTAACAA agtAGAGGAAATAATTGGAGACGTTGAAGTAACGCATCCAACTTATACAAGAACTAATTATCTGATAAATCCTTGTGAACCCTTGACATACAAAGATGATCAAGTAGACCAATGTGAAAACGGCACATATATTTGtgaaatcataattaattatttaaaggatCCTAGAGATCCCAAAGAATCTGATCCTAAAAATCGAACTATAAGTATTAAATCAGTAGCTGGCGGAGATATAAAAGAATCAATATCTTTAGGACCTGTCTTGAACGACGTTGATTCTCACG GAAATCTCTCAATTATATTACATGGAGGTTCTTACAAGAATGAATCACAACaagcaaatattacatttatttgttCAGAG CAAAACAAAACGGCAAACATCATTGGCTACAAGGAGAATACGTTATTTATAGAATGGGAAACTAAGGCTGCTTGTGG AGAACGTATTCCTGAAGAAGATAAAGGAATGGGCGGATTCACTAAATTTATACTCAT tataatttttatcgtTTTATGTTATTTTGGAATTGGAGCTGCTTATAATTATCATGTCTATAAAGCACATGGCTGGGATTTATTACCTCATTT GGACTTTTGGAGAGACTTTCCATATTTAGTCTCG gattttttcaaatatctcgttaattttattagaacagGTCGTGGCGGATATGCCAG ggtataa